The nucleotide sequence GGGACATAGATGAGTTACACTACTAACTATTAAAGATGGGCCCCAGAGGGGCTCTGCAAATTATTACgttctttctctctcaagaAGGGGACTCCAGAAAATATTGAAACCAACTGAAACCAAGCAGAAACTCACCTTCCAAAAAAGCAAATTCATCAATAGCTTCAATAGCATTATCtgcaaagcaaagtaaaaacaatTAACATAGATAAAGCTGACTCCGTATTTGTGTTTACTTCAAATAGCAGCATTTGAATTTGCATCACAGTACAGTGACCAATTTCAAAgaggtttatttgttttggaggTGGTGTGTGAAATTACTAGCATATAATATTTGGTAGGAGATTTCTCTTTCATCTTTGGAGAAATAAGTTGTTCCGACAACTGTTTCATCACACCAGGACAGGTAGAAAAATCCTCCCTCTTACCAACCCTTTGCTAATGACAGTACTAAACGTGGCCTCATACCCAGatcttttctctgcagagtttttctttttccttgctgagCGTACACATAAGCATCTTTGGCTATGGTTTCAACAAACAACTCCTGCAAAGCAAAAACACGAGAGTTTCACACGGAGaatgggagagggaagaaagaacatctgtgcaacaaggaaaatgaaaggtcCTACAGAATTTTAGAAGAAACCAAAATTGCCATCCTAAAACATCCCCTTTCCAATAAATAGCTCTGAAAACCACAAATTAAATTATTGGGTAGTGATGTGCATGAGAAGTAACAGAGGAAAGAAGGCTGTGCAGGGCAGagacagaaccacagaatcatctaggttggaagagacctccgaGAGCACCTAGCCCAACCTCTGTCTCCTCTGAACACGTCTGAGACCAGACGTGtcagctgctcccagggcaCCTTCTGGGACACAGCCCTCGCGTGCCATGCCGAGGATGCCTCAGCTGTCGGAGGCGGATACCCAGCAGCAGCCCTAGGAGTTACTGCAAGGGAGCGTGATGCCAAAGCTATCCGACCATCAACCCTCGCCTGTGTAAAGGGAGACACCTTACAAAGGTGATGGGAACAACCCTGTCACACATTGCTCCCACCTGCACACCACAAGCCCTCAACCTGCAGCCACGGCCAACTGGACGCCGACCCCGAACAGGCTCAGAACTGTCTCGGGGAAGCAAAACGCCGGCTAGGAGAGCAAACTGCCGCTCCACCGGCAACCTCGGGCCCACGGGGGGCcccggcgggccgggccgggcctccCGGCCGAGGCTCCCCGCCGAGGGacccgcgccgccgccgcgcctcACCGTGGCCCGCGCCAGGACGAAGACGGCCTCCTGGCTGGCCAGGGTGACGTCCGGGTCCGCCTTCACCAGCGCCTTCACCCGCGCCAGCGGCAGGCGGGCCAGGCGGGCCGGCCCCGGGCACtgcggccccgcgcccgcctcctcccccggccccgccggctccgagcccgccgctgccgccgccgccgccgccgccaccggcacggccgccgccgccatcccgCGCCCAGGGGCCGCGCCTGCGCAGCGCCgccgggcggagcggggccgctgcggggggggcccggcggagctgagggggtggagggggcggcggggctgaggGGCTGAGGGACCGCGGAGCGGCCGCGGTTGCCTCGGTGCTTTCGGGGAGTCGGCttccagccagcccctgccccctgACGCGGGCCTTGAGCCGCCCGGTCGCTACCGAACGCAGCCCTTGAGCCTCCTCCTGTCACCCGCCTCCCCCTGACACAGCGCTGCAgcctccccgccctccccgAACGTGGCCCCTGAGCCTCCCTGTTTCTCCCAAACACAGCGTTTCATCCTCCTGTCAGCCCCAAACACAGCCCTTCATCCTTCTCATCCCCCACGTTCTCCCAAATAAGTCCCTCGAGCCTCCTCTGTCACCCCAGGACACaacccttcctcctccccgTCACCCTCGTCCCCCAGACATGTCCTTGGAGCCtccctgtgtccctgtcccccaaACATGGtcctgtcccccccaccctgctggAGCCGTGGGCAGGTGGTCATGGGGACCCCAGGGAGGTGGCTGTCCCAGCCAGATGCCCACCTTGTTGGCACCCAGAGGGTTGGGCACAGGACCCCCCAGCATGCTGCCTCCATCCGGTGGGATCCCACCCTCCAGTGTCCCCTCCACAGGATGCCGCTGAGGACCACCACCATTTACCACCATGTGTCCCTCCCAACCTTCCCCACATCCTTGACCCACCAGCTTATCCTTAAAACGGTCACCCTGACAGCCATCCTCAGGCACAAAACAGccatgggtgctgctggtgggacaTCTTCccaaagggacagagggacatgCCACCCCGGGGCAGGGACATCATCACCAGtctgcagctggcagagcaTCTCTGCAGGCCTCAGCCAGTGCCCCAAGCAGGGGTTGGGTTCTCCTCTGCAGGGCGGGGTTTTGCCCCATGCTGATGGGACTTGACTCAACCTCTCAGCTTTCCTGTCTCTGAGGCAACGAACAGCAGGACATTTCAACACAAAGATGACCCAACTAGGTGCCGTGCTGTGCAGAACACTTCTGCTTCCCTTTATGGAGCAAACAACCTCCAGTTCTGGATGTGTCTAAAACCTGGAGCCCTTGCCCCACCCTCCCATGCACATGCAGAGCTTGGCTGAGGCTGGGCTGCACAGGCCATGCTGGTTGTGCCGTGCTACCCAAAAAGAGCAGATCACGAATCTCCTCCACTCTGCAGCTCCCATGGGGCTGTGAAAACCCAGCCTGCAGCATGTTCACGTTGGCTGTCATGAGATGAGAACCTAACTTGCCCTCTCGTTCCTCGCAGGAACCCTTCCCTCTCGTCAAGAGTCTGGGCTCTTTTCTGGATGAGACAGCAGGGCCCGGTGGGCCTCACACTGCCCGGCAGCAGCAGAGTCCAGTGTCCAAGCCAGAAGTGCACAAAAaggtgctgctcctcctcctcctccaccttctcctcctcctcttcctcctcctcctcctcctcctctttctgctCATGCTGCTTCACAGTCAGCTACTTCCTGGCATTGCACACAGCTTCTCACCAACCATTAGGAAAGAGCTTCTGGTTTCAGAGGAGAGGGACCCTGCTGCCATCTGAAGAGGCTTGCCTTACACAAGTCCTCCTGCCTGGATGCCTCTGATggtctttggaaaagaggagaaCTTGTAGGAAAGTGTCCACTGATGGAAAATGGTGAGTAAGAACTTTACCTGGGCTGCTGTGGACCTGAGGATGGGGTGTGGGGAGCAGAGCCATATCTCCTGCTCAGGAAGCTGGAGAGTTTCTGTGGCTGTGTCCTTGTGAGGGGCCAGGTCCTGCTGAGACCCTCGCCCCCCTTAGGGAGTAGTAAAAGGCAAAGTCCTGTGGTCCATCTGCGCTGGTCGGAGCTTCAAAGGTCTCTGACCAGTTCCTGG is from Anser cygnoides isolate HZ-2024a breed goose chromosome 27, Taihu_goose_T2T_genome, whole genome shotgun sequence and encodes:
- the POLE4 gene encoding DNA polymerase epsilon subunit 4; the encoded protein is MAAAAVPVAAAAAAAAAGSEPAGPGEEAGAGPQCPGPARLARLPLARVKALVKADPDVTLASQEAVFVLARATELFVETIAKDAYVYAQQGKRKTLQRKDLDNAIEAIDEFAFLEGTLD